The region CTTGCCGATGACCGACTTGTAGCGCTCGTCCTCGGGGTGGACCGCCACGCACATATCGGCCAGCATTGTCTCGGGGCGCGTGGTGGCGACCTCGATGTAGTCCAGGCCATCGTCGCGCTTCACGCCATCGGCCAGCGGATACTTGAAGTGCCAGAAGCCACCCTGAACCTCGCGCGTCTCGACCTCAAGGTCCGAGATCGCCGTCTTGAGCTTGGGGTCCCAGTTCACCAGCCGCTTGTCGCGGTAGATCAGGCCCTGGTTGTAGAGGTCGACGAAGACCTTCACCACCGCGCGGGTGAAGTGCGGGTCCATCGTGAACTGCTCGCGCGACCAGTCCATCGAGCAGCCGAGGCGGCGCAGTTGGCCGGTGATCGCGCCGCCGCTTTCCGCCTTCCACTCCCACACCTTGTCCACGAACTGTTCGCGGGTGTAGTTGGTGCGCTTGTCCTGCTTCGCCTCCATCTGGCGCTCGACCACCATTTGCGTGGCAATCCCGGCGTGGTCCATGCCCACCACCCACAGCGCATCCTTGCCGCGCAGGCGTTCATAGCGGATCGCCACGTCCTGCAGCGTGTTGTCGAGCGCATGGCCTATGTGGAGCGAACCTGTCACGTTCGGCGGCGGATTGACGATGGTATAGGGCGCGGCATCGGGCCGCTCGGGCGGAACAGCCCGTTCTGCTCCCAGTGGGCATACCACTTGGCTTCGATCCCGGCGGGTTCGAATGTCTTGGCGAGTTCGCCGGAAGTCTGCGCTGAAGTCGTCTCGGTCATGGGGCAGCGCCTTGCCATCGCCGGCCCGCGCCTGCAAGCGTTCCGGGGAACCGCAAGCGTTGTTCCGCCGTTACGGCGCTTGTGATGCACTTGTCGCCTTGGATTAAATCCCCCATGAAGCGGGCAAGATGCGGGAACTGACCGATTTCCAGATTGAGGCCTCTGCGCATGGGGAAGGCGCGACGCTCGCCTTCCGCGGGCCGATGACGGTGTCCTCGCTGGGCCTTGCCGATGCGCGTCTGCGCTCCATCAGCGAATCCGTCAGCGTGATCGATCTTTCCGGTGTGACCCGGATGGACACCGTCGGCGCGTGGACCGTCTGGCGGCTGTCGCGAGACAACGACGCGAAAATTACTGGCTGCAGCGAGGATGCGCAGAAGCTGGTCGATGCGATCAGCAAGGCGGATTCGAACGACCATTCGGTGGCCGCCGCGCGCCTCCCGCTGCTTGAACGCGTGCCCGCGCATGTCGGCGATGTGATGATCGGTTTGGGGCTGGGCATGTTGCAGGTGCTCGGCTTCCTCGGCCAGATCATCCAGGCCGCCGGGACACTGCTGCGCCACCCATCGCGCTTTCGCGGCAAGGCGCTGGTCCACCAGATGGAACTGGTGGGCGTGAACTCGCTCGCGATCATCGGGTTGATGAGCTTTCTCGTCGGCATCGTCATCGCCCAGCAGGGTGCAGTGCAGCTGCGCCAGTTCGGGGCGGAGATCTACACCGTCAACCTCGTCGGCCGACTGACCTTGCGCGAGCTTGGCGTGCTGATGACCGCAATCATGGTCGCCGGCCGCTCCGGCTCGGCCTTTGCGGCACAGCTTGGCACGATGAAGCTGACCGAAGAGGTCGACGCCATGCGCACCATCGGCGTCTCTCCGATGGAGGCTCTGGTCGTCCCGCGCATTGCGGCAACGATGATCATGATGCCGCTGCTCGGCTTCTATTCGGCCTTCCTTGGCATCATCGGCGGCGCCTTCCTGTCGAGCGTTTCGCTCGGCATCCCGTTCTTCACCTTCCTCGCGCGGATTCAGGAAGTGGTGCCCCTGCACGACGTCTGGGTTGGCCTGACCAAGGCACCGGTGTTCGGACTGATTGTTGCGCTGGCGGGCTGCTATCAGGGCATGCAGGTCAAGAACAATGCCGAGGAAGTCGGCGCGCGCACCACCGCTGCGGTGGTCATGGCGATCTTTACGGTCATCGTGCTCGATGCGTTCTTCGCGGTGTTCTTCACCAATATCGGGTGGGGCTGATGGAACAGGCCGCAACCACCACGACCGAGCAGCTTGTCGACCTGCCTGATCCGTTCGAGGGCAAGTACCCGATCCGCGTGCGCGGCGTGCGCAATGTCTTTGGCGATCACGTGATCCACGATGGCCTCGATCTCGATGTGCGCCGGGGGAAATCCTTGGCGTTGTCGGGGGTCGGGCACCGGCAAGTCGGTCCTGATGCGCACGATCATCGGCCTGCAGATTCCCGATGCGGGCGAGGTCGAAGTGCTCGGCGATACGATCACCGATGCCCGCGACGATGATGACATCGACATCCGCAGCCGCTGGGGCGTGTTGTTCCAGGGCGGCGCGCTGTTTTCGACGCTGACCGTGGCCGAGAACGTCGAAGTCCCCTTGCGCGAATTCTATCCCGAAATCAGCGACGAACTCCGCCACGAGATTGCGCGGTACAAGGTCCTGCTTTCGGGCCTGCCGGCCGAGGCGACAAGCAAGTATCCGTCCGAACTTTCCGGCGGCATGAAGAAGCGCGCCGGCCTTGCCCGTGCGCTCGCGCTCGATCCCGAATTGCTGTTTCTTGACGAGCCGACCGCCGGGCTGGACCCGATCGGCGCAGCGGCGTTCGACCAGCTGATCCTCAAGCTGCAGCAGACGCTTGACCTCACCGTGTTCCTGATCACCCACGATCTCGATACGCTGTATGAAATCTGCGACCGGGTGGCGGTGATCGCGGACAAGAAGGTGATTGCCGTGGGCACGATCCCGGAACTGCTCGCGCTCGATCATCCGTGGATACAGGAATACTTCAACGGCCCGCGCGGACGTGCGGCGCAAGATGCGCAAGAGCGGCATGATGCTGTGCGGGCAACACTTTCGGACGACGGGCGTTCTTCGCCTGATCCTGACGGGGCATAAGGACTAGCCGATGGAAACGCGCGCAAACCATATCTGGGTCGGGCTCGTCACGCTGGCATTGCTGGCGGCGACCGCCGTGCTGACCATCTGGATCGCGCGCCTGAACCAGGGCGACCTCAACGAATACGACATCTTCTTCAAGCAGTCGGTCGACGGCCTGGCCAAGGGGTCGGAGGTCTCATTCTCGGGCGTGCCGTCGGGCCAGGTCAAGGACATCAAGCTGTGGGAGCGCGATCCCGAATTCGTGCGCGTGCGCATCGCGGTCGACCGCAAGGTGCCAATCCTGCAGGGCACCACGGCCAGCCTGCTCGGCAGCTTCACCGGCGTTTCGACGATCCAGCTCTCCGGCGCGGTCAAGGGCGCCCCGCCTATCGCTTGTCCGAAGGAAAACAAGCGCGCCACTTGCCCCGAAGGCGTGCCGGTGATCCCGACCAAGCGCTCGGGCCTTGGCGAAATCCTCTCGAACGCGCCGCTCCTGCTCGAACGTCTCGCTACCCTGACCGAGCGCCTGACCATGGTGCTGTCGGACAAGAACCAGAAGTCGATCGAGAACATCCTCGCCAACACCGATCGCATGACCGGCAATCTCGCCGATGCCTCGCCCGATGTGAAGCGCACGCTGGCCGAACTGCAGGCCACGCTGCGGCAGGCCAACTATACGCTGGCCAGCTTCGAGAAGCTGACGAACTCGGCCGACAATATGCTCAACAACGATGCCAATGGCCTCGCCAAGCAGCTGCGTCAGACGCTGAAATCGGCGCAGGGCGCGGCTGATGAGCTGCAAGGCACCCTGAGCGAAGCCCGCCCGGCCGCCCGCCAGCTGAACGAACGCACGCTGCCTGCTGCCGAAGCGGCCATCCGCGATCTGCAGGCGACCACGAAGAGCTTGCGCGAAGTGACCGACCGCCTGAACGATCAGGGCGTCGGCGGTTTTGTCGGCGGCCCCAAGCTGCCCGACTACAAGAATTGAGGAGGCGATGAAGATGATCCGCAAAGCCCTTGTCGTCCCCGCACTTCTCGCCGCCCTCTCCGGTTGCGTCAGCCTCGGCCCCAAGGTGCCGGACACGCTGCTGGCGCTCACCCCCACCGCCGCGCCTGCTGCAGGCAGCGGCACCAGCGGCACGTTCGCCACTGCGCTGGTAGTGATGGAGCCCTCGGCCGAAGCGCGCCTCGCCGTCACGCGCGTGCCGGTGCAGATTGACGATGCCAACGTGGCCTATCTCCAGAAGACGATGTGGGTCGAACGCCCCTCGCGCCTGTTCCAGCGCCTGCTCGCCGAAACCATCCGCGCGCGCGGCAGCCGCCTCGTGATCGAGAGCGATCCGGGTGCAGCGGGTCTCCACCTCTCGGGTCGCCTGCTGGACATGGGCTACGACGCGCGCACCCGCTCCGCCGTGGTCCGCTACGATGCGGTCAAGGAAGCCGGCGGCCGCGTGGAGACCAGGCGCTTTGAAAGCACGGTGCCGGTGGCAGAGGCCGAAGCCAAGTACGTCGGCCCGGCGCTGAACGAAGCCGCGAACGCCGTGGCCAAGCAGGTGGCCGACTGGGTGGGGTGATGTTGCCCTTGCGCTGATTGGGCAGCAACTGGATCCCGGCCTGCGCCGGGATGACGAGAAACAGAGCTTGGTATCAATCGTCACCCCGGCGCAGGCCGGGGACCATTGCCTGTAAGCCTAACCCCGCGCCAGCCCCGCAAACCGCGCCGCCGCCGCAAACGCGCCAGCCCGCTTCTCGCGCCGCTCCATCGCTTCGGCGTCCTTGCCCCAGAGTTCGGCCTGCCAGTCTTCTTCGAGGTTGGCGGCATCCCACAGCGCGTCAAGATCGGCTTGCGGTTGCAGCGCGGCGAGGCCGATCACCAGCGAGGCGGCGAGGCTGGTGGTGTTGCGCAAGGCGGCAAGCTGGAAGGCATCGAGCGCTTCGAGTTCATCGCGCAAGGCGGCCAGCGTTTCGACCGGTTGCGGCTTGTGGATAATGCCGGTTACCCGCACGAACTGCACGCCCAGACGGGTTTCGGCATTCGCCAGCAACGGTTCCCACATCAGCCGCTGGCGCGCGGCAAAGGCCTCGTCCGGCTCGGCGCGATAACATAGCGTATCGGTCTCGGCGTAAGGCAGGATTTCCCCGATCACCGAGGCGCGGTCCCGCGCCACCACGTCGATCGCGTAGTCTGCCATGTCGCGCAGCAGGAACAGCGCGGGGTCGATTTCCGGTCCTTGCGCAGACCATTCCGCCGCCATGGCCTCGGCCAGGGCTTGCGTCGGCACCACTTGCGGCCTGCCGCCTACCGTCTTGATCGCCCGCCCGTCGAGCCTCACCCCGAAGCCGCCTTCTGCCGCCTCGACCGTCACTGCCTTGTAAAAGCGCTTCATTGTCTATTCCGGAGTACGCCACCGCCGCGCGACGATGCGCGGCAGGAAAAAGAAGTCCCACAGGCCTGCCAGAGCCAGCACGATCCCGACCAGCGGCGGGAGCTCGGCCAGCGGCCCCGGCCCTTGCCCGCCTGCACCAGCACGCCGAGCAGCACCAGCACCGCGCCCGAAGCCCGCACCGCCTGCAACGCGAAATAGCGGCCCATTGCCGGATCTCGGGCCTGATCGCTCATGCAATCCTCCCCAGCAGTGCACGCAAGTCCTCGATGCTCGTCGCCACCGCTTCCGCGCCGGCTTCGATCAGTTCCTCGGTCTCGTGATAGCCCCAATCGACCCCGAACGAGCGCACGCCCGCGTTCACGCCCATGTGAATGTCATAGACGGTGTCGCCGATCATCGCCGTGCGCGCGCGATCCGCGCCGGCATCGGCAATGCACTGCTCGATCATCGAGGGGTCGGGCTTGGAAGGATGACGGTCCGCCGTTTGCAGCGAGACGAAATGCCCGGTCAGCCCATGCGTGGCGAGGCAATGGGCGAGGCCCCGGTCGGACTTGCCGGTGGCGACGGCAAGTTGCCAGCCTTGCCCGGCCAGTTCCTCGATCAGCGTGGCGATGCCTTCGTAGAGCGGCTCGGCAACAGCCCCTGCGGCACGGCGGGCGCGGAAGGCGTCCTTGTAGAGCTCGGTCAGGCTGGCATGCTCGTGATGCTCACCCTCAGGGTGCAGCTGGCGCATCGCCTCGTGCAGCGAAAGGCCGACGACGCGGCGCGTCAACTGGCGTTCGGGCGGGATCAGGCCCGCAGCCTTGAACGCCGCGTCCATCGCGGCGCAGATGTCCGCCTGGCTGTCGACTAGCGTGCCGTCGCAATCGAAAATGGCCAGTTTCAAGGAACGAGCCTCCGCATCAGTTCGGCAATCGCCGGGGAGCCCTCTGCCTCCAGCCCTGCCGCCACGCGCGCCCGGTCATCGGCGCTCTTGTTCTGCGATAGCTTGAAGGTCGGGCGCCATGCCAGCACTTCCATCTCGAAGCCGACGATCCCGCCCATCATCGCACGCAGCTTGTCCTCGGGCATCTTGTCCATCGTCCAGGGTGTGCCTTCGGTCACCCGCGCCTCATGCGCATCCGAAACGGTCTCGAGCAGTCCGCGCAGTCCATCCTGATCCATCCGCCGCACCCGGCCTTCCAGCTCGAGCGAGACGTAGTTCCACGTCGGCACTTGCGCCGGATCGGCATACCAGCGCGGGCTGACATAGCCGTCCGGCCCGTTGATCACCGCCAGCGCGGTCATGCCGTCAAGATGCCGGGTCAGCGCATTGCCCCGCGCGAGGTGGAACTGCACCGCGCCGTCGCCGGTCGAATGCAGTGGTACGTGCGCCACGCGCGGGCCGTCCGGCACCGTGGCAAACACCATCCCGAACCCGATCTCGGCAATCAGCGCCTCGAACAGGTCGCGGTCATCATGCCGGAAGGACGGGTTGGGATGCATCAGTCCTTCCGCGTCCTCGGGCAGGCTTGCCCGATGGCGCCCTGCGCGGAGCAGCAGGCTTCCCGGCAGGCTTTGCAGGACCCTTTTTCGGCGGCGCGCCCTTTGTCGGACCAGCGCGCTTGCCCGTGGGCTTGCGACCGGCGCTGCCCGCACCCTTCTCACTGTCGGCGCGCTTGCGGCGTTCGCCCCGGCGCTCCTTGCGATATTCCTTGGCGTGCTGCTTCGCCGCGCGCTTTTGCATGGTCTTTTCAGGGACCAGCTTGGGCGCTTCCAGCGGCAGGTCGCCGTCTTCCTCGTAGAAGCCGAGGCTGGCCATGCTCGCCGCGAAGTGCGCCGGAAGCGGCGCGGTCACGTCGATCAGGTCGCCCTCGGGATGCTCGATCCGCAGGCGGCGGGCGTGGAGGTGCATCTTGCGGCTGATCGTGCCGGTCAGGAACGCGGCCTGCCCGCCATACTTGCCGTCACCGACGATCGGGTGGCCGATCGCTGCCATGTGCACGCGCAACTGGTGGGTGCGGCCCGTCAGCGGCTGCAGTTCAACCCATGAGGCCGAATTGCCTGCGCGGCTGATGACGCGATAGCGGCTGCGTGCGGACTGGCCCTGGCCGCTTTCGTCGACCATCATCTTCTCACCGCCCGTGCCCGGCTGCTTGGCCAGCGGCAGTTCGATCAGTCCGTCCTTCACTTCCGGCACGCCAACAATCAGCGCCCAGTAGATCTTTCGTGCGGATCGGCCAGAAAAGTGCTTGGAAAAGAACGCAGCGCTGCCCGGTGTTCGCGCGATCAGCAGGACGCCGGAGGTGTCCTTGTCCAGGCGGTGGACGAGGCGCGGGCGCGGCTCGCCATCGGCGGCATAGGCATCGAGCAGTCCGTCGACATGCTCGTGCGTGCCGCTACCGCCTTGCGTCGCAAGGCCCGGCGGCTTGTTCAGCACGATTGCGGCGCGGTCCTTTTCGAGGACCATCGATTCGGCCAGCGCAATCTGCTCCTCGGTCAGCGGCTTGCGCACGCGCTGGCCCTTGATCCCGGCGCCCACCGGCGTGGCGTTGCCGGGAGGGACGCGCAAGGTCTGCCCGGCTTCGAGCCGCGTATCGACATCGGCGCGCTTGCCATCGACGCGGATCTGCCCGGTGCGCGCCCAGCGCGATACGGTGGCAAAGCCGACCTGCGGCAGGTGGCGCTTGAACCACCGGTCAAGCCTTGCTCCGGCATCGTCACGGCCCACGGTGAACTGGCGGACGTTGTCGTCCGGGATCTTGCCGCGGCTCATGCTGCACCCCGCATCATTGAAAGGCCAAGGAACAGCCCGGCCACGCCGCCCAGCAGCGAGCCCAGCGCATAGAAGCCGGCCATGCCATAAAGTCCGCGCTGCATCAGCATGGCGGTTTCAAGGCTGAAGGCAGAGAAGGTGGTGAAGCCGCCGAGCACGCCGACGCCGAGCAGCAGGCGCAGCGATTCGCTGCCGTCCTGCCGCGCCAGCCATCCTGCAAGCAGGCCCATCAGCAGGCTGCCGCTGACGTTGATCAGGAAGGTGCCCCATGGGAACAGGGTGTTGGGACCGGAAAACGCAGTTACGGCGCGCCCCGCGTGATAGCGCAGCATGGCGCCTACGCCGCCACCCAGGGCGACGATGGCAGTTGCCGTCAGTGTATTGGGAGAGTTCATCCGCCGCCCTTAACCTCATGGCCTGCAAAATGCACGACTTTGCTTGCCTTTGTGGCCCGATTTGGCTAGTGGCGCACCCGTTCGGGCCGGTCCTGTACGGATTCGGCTTGTTTTGTGTTTCCAGATTCAAGGTGACTCCCGCCGGTTTCGCGGGCTCTCGCCGTCAGATTGAGGTGTAGCGGTTTATGCAGATTCTCGTTCGCGATAACAACGTCGACCAGGCTCTTCGTGCACTCAAGAAGA is a window of Novosphingobium sp. THN1 DNA encoding:
- a CDS encoding ABC-type transport auxiliary lipoprotein family protein: MIRKALVVPALLAALSGCVSLGPKVPDTLLALTPTAAPAAGSGTSGTFATALVVMEPSAEARLAVTRVPVQIDDANVAYLQKTMWVERPSRLFQRLLAETIRARGSRLVIESDPGAAGLHLSGRLLDMGYDARTRSAVVRYDAVKEAGGRVETRRFESTVPVAEAEAKYVGPALNEAANAVAKQVADWVG
- a CDS encoding ABC transporter permease gives rise to the protein MRELTDFQIEASAHGEGATLAFRGPMTVSSLGLADARLRSISESVSVIDLSGVTRMDTVGAWTVWRLSRDNDAKITGCSEDAQKLVDAISKADSNDHSVAAARLPLLERVPAHVGDVMIGLGLGMLQVLGFLGQIIQAAGTLLRHPSRFRGKALVHQMELVGVNSLAIIGLMSFLVGIVIAQQGAVQLRQFGAEIYTVNLVGRLTLRELGVLMTAIMVAGRSGSAFAAQLGTMKLTEEVDAMRTIGVSPMEALVVPRIAATMIMMPLLGFYSAFLGIIGGAFLSSVSLGIPFFTFLARIQEVVPLHDVWVGLTKAPVFGLIVALAGCYQGMQVKNNAEEVGARTTAAVVMAIFTVIVLDAFFAVFFTNIGWG
- a CDS encoding RluA family pseudouridine synthase — translated: MSRGKIPDDNVRQFTVGRDDAGARLDRWFKRHLPQVGFATVSRWARTGQIRVDGKRADVDTRLEAGQTLRVPPGNATPVGAGIKGQRVRKPLTEEQIALAESMVLEKDRAAIVLNKPPGLATQGGSGTHEHVDGLLDAYAADGEPRPRLVHRLDKDTSGVLLIARTPGSAAFFSKHFSGRSARKIYWALIVGVPEVKDGLIELPLAKQPGTGGEKMMVDESGQGQSARSRYRVISRAGNSASWVELQPLTGRTHQLRVHMAAIGHPIVGDGKYGGQAAFLTGTISRKMHLHARRLRIEHPEGDLIDVTAPLPAHFAASMASLGFYEEDGDLPLEAPKLVPEKTMQKRAAKQHAKEYRKERRGERRKRADSEKGAGSAGRKPTGKRAGPTKGAPPKKGPAKPAGKPAAPRRAPSGKPARGRGRTDASQPVLPA
- a CDS encoding FMN-binding negative transcriptional regulator; this encodes MHPNPSFRHDDRDLFEALIAEIGFGMVFATVPDGPRVAHVPLHSTGDGAVQFHLARGNALTRHLDGMTALAVINGPDGYVSPRWYADPAQVPTWNYVSLELEGRVRRMDQDGLRGLLETVSDAHEARVTEGTPWTMDKMPEDKLRAMMGGIVGFEMEVLAWRPTFKLSQNKSADDRARVAAGLEAEGSPAIAELMRRLVP
- a CDS encoding ATP12 family chaperone protein translates to MKRFYKAVTVEAAEGGFGVRLDGRAIKTVGGRPQVVPTQALAEAMAAEWSAQGPEIDPALFLLRDMADYAIDVVARDRASVIGEILPYAETDTLCYRAEPDEAFAARQRLMWEPLLANAETRLGVQFVRVTGIIHKPQPVETLAALRDELEALDAFQLAALRNTTSLAASLVIGLAALQPQADLDALWDAANLEEDWQAELWGKDAEAMERREKRAGAFAAAARFAGLARG
- a CDS encoding MlaD family protein; its protein translation is METRANHIWVGLVTLALLAATAVLTIWIARLNQGDLNEYDIFFKQSVDGLAKGSEVSFSGVPSGQVKDIKLWERDPEFVRVRIAVDRKVPILQGTTASLLGSFTGVSTIQLSGAVKGAPPIACPKENKRATCPEGVPVIPTKRSGLGEILSNAPLLLERLATLTERLTMVLSDKNQKSIENILANTDRMTGNLADASPDVKRTLAELQATLRQANYTLASFEKLTNSADNMLNNDANGLAKQLRQTLKSAQGAADELQGTLSEARPAARQLNERTLPAAEAAIRDLQATTKSLREVTDRLNDQGVGGFVGGPKLPDYKN
- the crcB gene encoding fluoride efflux transporter CrcB, whose amino-acid sequence is MNSPNTLTATAIVALGGGVGAMLRYHAGRAVTAFSGPNTLFPWGTFLINVSGSLLMGLLAGWLARQDGSESLRLLLGVGVLGGFTTFSAFSLETAMLMQRGLYGMAGFYALGSLLGGVAGLFLGLSMMRGAA
- a CDS encoding HAD-IA family hydrolase; its protein translation is MKLAIFDCDGTLVDSQADICAAMDAAFKAAGLIPPERQLTRRVVGLSLHEAMRQLHPEGEHHEHASLTELYKDAFRARRAAGAVAEPLYEGIATLIEELAGQGWQLAVATGKSDRGLAHCLATHGLTGHFVSLQTADRHPSKPDPSMIEQCIADAGADRARTAMIGDTVYDIHMGVNAGVRSFGVDWGYHETEELIEAGAEAVATSIEDLRALLGRIA